In the genome of Psychrilyobacter piezotolerans, the window TCATATATTCATTCAGTGTAAATATTTTCTTGGATATGTAGAGGATACCTGAGAAAACAAGTGAACCTAATACTGCCCAAAATACAGATGTAGATCCTGATCCAGCCATCATGTTTCCGTTACCTGTAATATAAAGTGAAAAAGGTATCATAAAGATAAGGACTATAAGAGGGAGTAACATGTTCATCATGTGTGGAGAAACACCCTCTTTGGTTTTTATTTCGGTAGTGTCTGTAGATACCAATGGAATAGCTCCATCTCTCATAAGTTTTCCTTCTTTAGATGCCCTGTTTTCAGCTTTTTTCATAGGTCCCCAGTGTTTTCCTGTCCAAATGTAGAAGAACACAGAAAGTATTGTGATCATTGAATAAAATTGATAAGGTAAACTTTTAACCAAGATCTCAACAGGATTTCCAGAAATAACTCCTGCAGTTACTTGAACACCAATAATACCAAGGAGAGTAGCTCCCCAACCATTAAGCGGTATCAATGCACACACTGGGGCTGAAGTTGAATCACAGATATATGCTAAATTTTCTCTGGAAACTTTATATTTATCTGTAAGTGGTCTGGCAACAACACCAGACACAAGAATAGTAATTGAAGATTCAACAAAGATAACTATCCCTAAGATATAGGCTAGCATCATAGCTCCACGTTTATTCTTTATCGTTTTAGTTTTAATTGTCAGGTAATGAATAAATCCCTCTACCCCACCAGACGCTTGAATTAGGGTAATAATTGCTCCTACTAAAAACGAAAATATTATTGTCTTTGTAATCCATGCTTCAGCAAATACTCCTACAATTCCGTTTAAAGAAGTATTTAGAGCTGTTACAGGTTGAAATCCACTGATAATAAGCTCAGCAGTAAAGACTCCTGCAAATAGTGATATAAATACCTGTTTAGTTCTTACAGCCAATAAGATGGCAATAATT includes:
- a CDS encoding Na+/H+ antiporter NhaC family protein; protein product: MEYGIWSVLPPIIAILLAVRTKQVFISLFAGVFTAELIISGFQPVTALNTSLNGIVGVFAEAWITKTIIFSFLVGAIITLIQASGGVEGFIHYLTIKTKTIKNKRGAMMLAYILGIVIFVESSITILVSGVVARPLTDKYKVSRENLAYICDSTSAPVCALIPLNGWGATLLGIIGVQVTAGVISGNPVEILVKSLPYQFYSMITILSVFFYIWTGKHWGPMKKAENRASKEGKLMRDGAIPLVSTDTTEIKTKEGVSPHMMNMLLPLIVLIFMIPFSLYITGNGNMMAGSGSTSVFWAVLGSLVFSGILYISKKIFTLNEYMNLFYKGVGGMVPVASLLIFAFAIGNSINTLGTGEYLASIVAGKVHGGFGPAIVFIISGIIAFSTGTSWGTFAIMIPIALQMSVAIDANIFAAIGAVVSGAIMGDHCSPISDTTILSSMASASDHIDHVETQLPYALLNALISTLLFLAVGFWG